The Chiroxiphia lanceolata isolate bChiLan1 chromosome 3, bChiLan1.pri, whole genome shotgun sequence DNA segment TATACACATAATACATGATGTACACTATTTACACAAccataaaaaatataatacaaggatttttttttttttatgtgtttataagACTTGACAgtcttttgcaattttttttgcaacaaGGCATGTTCTAAGCTTCCCGGATGGAGTTTTCTTTGCCAATTACTCAAGAGATCTTGGGAACTATGCTTGAACTTTTAGGAGAGTTTTCAAATGGACTGCCATCAACTCCCTGTTTTGGTCAGAAGGTTCAGCTGTGCCACCCACCCAGTGGCTGGGAGGCTTTGGAAGGACACTGGGAGATGGTGGGTCACTGAACTTTGCCCcagcataattttctttttggttcaCTTCATTTAGGGCAATAGGTTTCTTGGACTTGGCATTTCTGAagttctctgtgtttttaagtggctttttctcctgcttctgaATTATTTCCGTCGACACAGAATCCTGCCAAAAGTTCTCTATCTTTTTCGCCGAGGCGATCTTCGTCAGCGGCGCATTACACTTACTCTTCTGCCTGTTAATCTTTGGTTGTTCACATAGGTGTAAGCTGTGAACGGGCTGGCCGTAGGGGACGGCCGCCTTCTCTGTCTTTCCCATCTTGTTCTTTAAAAACTGCGCAAACAAAGAAGAGTCACGTCAACCACGACCCT contains these protein-coding regions:
- the PNRC1 gene encoding proline-rich nuclear receptor coactivator 1; translated protein: MVTTTAPPPFLARISAGTEDPRRLPPSALLQRLRRGDSNCENQPSCCLAGPGGSARPALKRVRRRKGKIRPGPAGLLPSRYQQYQQHRAGLGRRTPLGTDLVTDPPPEEPPAPAPSRPAPGNPLRKEFLKNKMGKTEKAAVPYGQPVHSLHLCEQPKINRQKSKCNAPLTKIASAKKIENFWQDSVSTEIIQKQEKKPLKNTENFRNAKSKKPIALNEVNQKENYAGAKFSDPPSPSVLPKPPSHWVGGTAEPSDQNRELMAVHLKTLLKVQA